From a region of the Syngnathus scovelli strain Florida chromosome 19, RoL_Ssco_1.2, whole genome shotgun sequence genome:
- the LOC125986809 gene encoding solute carrier family 45 member 4 isoform X1, translating to MPPPAMPPQSTGTDAMQVGSLVANTEAKNSTDQDEGGDTIGSSGAGGGGGEELVSEGSIEGIPLKRWVMHGAIMFGREFCYAMETALVTPVLLQIGLPEQYNSLTWFLSPVLGLIFTPLIGSASDRCPLRWGRRRPFILALCIGTLIGVALFLNGALIGLSLGDVLGKQPIGIILTVLGVVVLDFCADATEGPIRAYLLDVADTDDQDMALNIHAASAGLGGAVGYALGGLNWTHTFLGAVFKSQEQILFFFTSILFSISVVLHLFSIDEQPYIPLHVRLDLESPAPSHPHSSSNSRARIPTPRLEMIEEDKSMDSFDLYDSYRDDMSEPGDMEMGFLEVALTRSKSDSVLAVTDAASDQVDHDALFLCHIEPSIFTDRLSPFHGSPPANRITPPCRLASMRRSSSSAESRDPLHSQSPKQDGSPTKICRLSAFLQEMEDDEGHEALLNNQLNEQRTPNGPLLACVDVTNTGDGLSAKGHVHRAAMVKAASTDAPRRPSRHHHTFYRQPSCTFSYYSRVGSHRAHYRCANVAFLIKLSRSMNDLHEVEARRRRRSHQRQRHRSDNTNLSSGDAESEEGEVETTVRLLWLSMLKMPPELLRLCACHLFTWFSIIAEAVFFTDFMGQVIYHGDPIAPVNSTALMNYHKGVQMGCWGLVIYAMTAATCSALLQKYLDNFDLSIKVIYILGTLSFCIGTAVMAIFPNVYVAMVMISSMGILSMSICYCPYALLGQYHEMKEYTSHSPGSSRRGFGVDCAILTCQVYISQILVASAVGSIVEAVGSVRVIPVVASGGSLLAFFTACFLVIYPSNSGDAASSKTSEKEELTTLTNSNERVKGKPSFLKLNKAGKATTTIIAGTSCHTENESAL from the exons ATGCCCCCTCCCGCCATGCCTCCCCAAAGCACGGGCACTGACGCCATGCAGGTGGGATCACTGGTGGCCAACACCGAGGCCAAAAACTCCACGGACCAAGACGAGGGCGGAGACACCATCGGATCGTCGGgagcgggcggcggcggcggtgaggAGCTGGTGAGCGAGGGTTCCATCGAGGGCATCCCCCTGAAGAGATGGGTGATGCACGGCGCCATCATGTTCGGACGGGAGTTCTGCTATGCCATGGAGACGGCACTCGTGACGCCCGTTCTGCTGCAAATCG GTCTTCCAGAGCAGTACAACAGCTTGACGTGGTTCCTCAGCCCCGTCCTGGGCCTCATCTTCACCCCGCTGATCGGTTCCGCCAGCGACCGCTGCCCTCTGCGTTGGGGCCGCCGGAGACCTTTCATCCTGGCCTTGTGCATCGGGACGCTGATCGGAGTGGCCCTCTTCCTGAACGGAGCCCTCATAG GATTGTCTCTGGGTGACGTTCTGGGGAAACAGCCCATAGGAATTATTCTGACCGTGCTGGGAGTAGTGGTGTTAGACTTCTGCGCCGACGCAACAGAGGGGCCCATAAGAGCGTACCTTTTGGACGTGGCTGACACGGATGACCAAGACATGGCACTCAACATCCATGCTGCCTCGGCAG GTCTCGGCGGCGCCGTGGGCTACGCTCTGGGCGGTCTGAACTGGACTCACACCTTCCTGGGAGCCGTCTTCAAGTCTCAGGAGCAGATCCTGTTCTTCTTCACCTCCATCCTCTTCTCTATATCGGTGGTGCTGCATCTGTTCAGCATCGACGAGCAGCCCTACATCCCCTTGCATGTCCGGCTGGATTTG GAGAGTCCAGCTCCGAGCCACCCGCATTCTTCTTCCAACAGCCGCGCCAGAATTCCCACTCCGAGGCTGGAAATGATCGAAGAGGACAAATCCATGGACAGCTTTGACCTTTACGACTCCTACAGAGACGATATGTCCGAACCAGGAGATATGGAGATGGGATTCCTGGAGGTGGCGCTCACGAGAA GTAAAAGCGACAGCGTCCTCGCCGTGACGGACGCCGCCTCAGACCAAGTGGACCACGATGCCTTGTTCCTTTGCCACATCGAGCCGTCCATCTTCACCGACCGCCTCTCGCCCTTTCACGGCTCTCCCCCTGCTAACCGTATCACGCCGCCTTGCCGGCTCGCCAGCATGCGGCGCAGCAGTAGCAGCGCAGAGAGTCGGGATCCTCTGCACTCCCAAAGCCCAAAACAGGATGGCAGCCCCACCAAGATTTGCCGCCTCTCGGCGTTCTTGCAGGAGATGGAGGACGACGAGGGCCACGAGGCCTTGCTCAACAACCAGCTCAACGAGCAGCGCACCCCGAACGGGCCCTTGTTGGCGTGCGTCGATGTCACAAACACGGGCGATGGGTTGAGCGCAAAAGGACATGTGCATCGGGCCGCGATGGTTAAAG CTGCCAGCACCGACGCTCCCAGGCGGCCGTCACGCCACCATCACACGTTCTACCGTCAGCCATCTTGCACGTTTTCCTACTACAGCCGCGTGGGCAGCCACCGCGCCCACTACCGCTGCGCTAACGTCGCCTTCCTCATCAAGCTGTCGCGGAGCATGAACGACCTGCACGAGGTGGAGGCGAGACGCAGGCGTCGGAGCCACCAGCGCCAGCGACACCGCAGCGACAACACCAATTTATCCAGCGGTGACGCCGAGAGCGAGGAAGGCGAG GTGGAGACCACCGTACGGCTCCTTTGGCTCTCCATGCTGAAGATGCCACCCGAGCTGCTGCGCCTGTGCGCCTGTCACCTGTTCACCTGGTTCTCAATCATCGCCGAGGCCGTCTTCTTCACCGACTTCATGGGACAAGTTATCTACCACGGAGATCCCATT GCTCCTGTCAACTCCACCGCTTTGATGAATTATCACAAAGGCGTTCAAATGGGATGTTGGGGTCTGGTTATATACGCCATGACAGCTGCCACATGCTCAG CCCTCCTTCAAAAGTACCTTGACAACTTTGATTTGAGTATCAAAGTCATCTACATCTTGGGAACGCTTTCCTTCTGCATAG GAACTGCTGTTATGGCCATATTCCCCAATGTgtatgttgccatggtgatgatAAGCAGCATGGGCATCTTGTCTATGAGTATCTGCTACTGTCCCTATGCCTTGCTGGGACAGTACCACGAAATGAAAGAG TACACCAGTCACAGTCCCGGTAGTTCCCGTAGAGGATTTGGTGTTGACTGCGCCATCTTGACCTGCCAA GTGTACATCAGCCAAATCCTGGTGGCTTCGGCCGTGGGTTCCATCGTGGAAGCGGTGGGCAGCGTACGCGTCATTCCTGTCGTGGCCTCCGGGGGCTCTCTGTTGGCATTCTTCACCGCTTGCTTCCTGGTCATTTATCCCTCAAACAGCGG GGATGCGGCATCGTCCAAAACGTCGGAAAAAGAGGAGTTGACCACGCTGACCAATTCCAATGAAAGAGTGAAGGGAAAACCCAGCTTCTTGAAACTCAACAAGGCAGGCAAGGCTACCACCACTATCATCGCCGGCACTTCCTGTCACACGGAGAATGAATCTGCACTGTGA
- the zgc:110239 gene encoding digestive cysteine proteinase 2, translating to MTRLWFVAAVLLWTVLGSEAKALPSLPDFGRAYHVKGVIWLPYAEIREPFEAWFDLKAKSSRIDYYHGQVSTYQLGAEQPWGVSYKITPETTEEELNVMKCFQVNGTKEEPVKTQAALPDVDGFQFLRMEYYSGSLCEVWQNVTTVGNKKNTYTLWVTRSEKRADGRTDPATPLHYEMMGYNTLLGSHFDKYLVDYKEFSANVDPTVFSLPEGMTCGGFPGPGVEHHMLANPMKDLIHTSSSGHSRRIFDHFKEKFERQYSDQREHEEREQAFLHNLRYVHSKNRAGLSFTLALNSLSDRTMSEMAAMRGRKRGKTPNRGRPFPTHKYEGVKVPESLDWRLYGAVTPVKDQAICGSCWSFATTGALEGALFLKTGSLQVLSQQMLVDCTWGFGNNGCDGGEEWRAYEWIMKHGGIATTETYGAYMGMNGFCHANASQLTAHVQSYTNVTSGDADALRLALFKNGPVAISIDAGHRSFVFYSHGVYYEPACGNTTDSLDHAVLAVGYGTLNGEPYWLVKNSWSTYWGNDGYILMSTKDNNCGVTTDATYVTLA from the exons ATGACGCGGTTGTGGTTCGTTGCTGCCGTTCTGCTGTGGACTGTCTTGG GTTCTGAAGCAAAAGCGTTGCCTTCCCTCCCCGATTTCGGGCGTGCTTATCATGTGAAAG GAGTCATTTGGTTGCCTTATGCTGAAATTAGGGAGCCCTTTGAGGCCTGGTTTGACCTGAAGGCAAAGTCCAGCCGTATAGACTACTACCATG GACAAGTGTCAACATACCAGCTGGGGGCCGAGCAGCCATGGGGGGTTTCCTACAAGATCACCCCCGAGACCACCGAGGAAGAGCTGAATGTAATGAAATGCTTCCAGGTCAACGGGACCAAGGAGGAACCCGTCAAGACCCAAGCGGCCCTGCCTGACGTGGACGGCTTTCAG TTCCTAAGGATGGAGTACTATAGCGGCTCCCTATGTGAAGTGTGGCAGAACGTGACCACCGTTGGCAACAAGAAGAACACCTACACGCTGTGGGTGACCCGATCGGAGAAGCGGGCCGACGGCCGGACGGATCCGGCCACGCCTCTGCACTACGAGATGATGGGCTACAACACGCTGCTGGGCTCCCATTTTGACAAGTACCTGGTGGATTATAAGGAGTTCTCAGCCAATGTGGACCCCACGGTGTTCTCCCTCCCAGAAg GTATGACTTGTGGAGGATTCCCCGGTCCAGGAGTGGAGCATCACATGCTGGCCAATCCCATGAAAGATCTCATCCACACGTCGTCTTCAGGCCACTCGCGGCGCATCTTCGATCATTTCAAGGAGAAGTTTGAGCGTCAGTACAGTGACCAGAGGGAGCACGAGGAGAGAGAGCAGGCTTTTCTTCATAATCTCAG ATACGTCCACTCCAAGAACAGAGCGGGACTGTCCTTCACGCTGGCGCTCAACTCCCTGTCTGACCGCACCATGTCGGAGATGGCCGCCATGAGGGGACGCAAGCGCGGAAAGACCCCCAACCGAGGACGCCCATTCCCCACCCACAAATATGAAGGAGTCAAAGTCCCCGAGTCGCTGGACTGGCGCCTTTACG GCGCTGTGACGCCAGTGAAGGACCAAGCCATCTGCGGCTCCTGCTGGAGCTTTGCCACCACGGGGGCTTTAGAAGGAGCTCTCTTTTTGAAG ACGGGTTCCCTGCAGGTTCTCTCCCAGCAGATGCTTGTGGACTGCACGTGGGGCTTCGGTAACAACGGCTGCGACGGCGGCGAGGAGTGGCGCGCGTACGAGTGGATCATGAAACACGGAGGCATCGCCACGACCGAGACCTATGGCGCATATATGGGCATG AACGGCTTTTGTCACGCCAACGCATCGCAGCTGACGGCGCACGTCCAAAGCTACACCAACGTGACGTCGGGCGACGCCGACGCGCTGAGATTGGCGCTGTTCAAGAACGGACCCGTGGCCATCAGCATCGACGCCGGGCACAGATCCTTCGTCTTCTACAGCCACGGCGTCTACTATGAACCCGCCTGCG GTAACACCACCGATTCACTTGACCACGCCGTGCTCGCCGTGGGATACGGCACCTTAAACGGAGAGCCCTACTGGTTAGTAAAGAACTCATGGTCCACCTACTGGGGCAACGACGGCTACATCCTCATGTCCACCAAAGACAATAATTGCGGCGTTACCACAGACGCCACCTACGTCACATTAGCCTAG
- the dennd3a gene encoding DENN domain-containing protein 3, producing MAELPSGLLEACVVLGASSEKLRDLYQLHQQNKFVEFPLLDAEVLQVHIPPFVSKETNSSHVIGPSFSRVQRRRSFIKKKKRDRAPDSAHNGEAANHSEVSSATEDISVPKDLDLIALPQLCFPGGLQLSNEQREDAYHFLVFTDLLGNRTHGVVAQYYRAVQPYQEASIQNGHRWISSKCRLFAPYAVCIISKLPYYNALRDCLSCLLVQLRPTRQVDFTETMKEFSAKLSLVPLPPPGQLHVSFSLRPLLVVLPSREDQDGPIIDVDLHLPMLCFSHPTLLQILSCLLQEQRLVFFSSDWARLTLVAECLLLYLQPLTWQHPYVPVLSRGMLDFLMAPTAFLMGCHISHFEEVAAETEGLILVNIDDGIIQSSCADDIDLAVIPLSAAECFISRAESLQLHYDLELCHLGWPTDAMAMQAQRRVWQRRLNKQIQNICLELLVNIFRGVQDFLNHEHRVFNSEEFLRTREPADQAFYKTVLDTHIFHSFLRDRLNRKQDSFSRMELNTRRNRGVTETSRRPPMSELSRNGYSSYVSPDNRLSKRLGASMPNLDQSPHESFNGISPLRPASLRKMTPDSGLKFPQKPVMVFRLPEFPPPLAYHYVQNYYSEMVTSLGKVISATAPDEAALLARYHYLRGLVNTVSNRRLDALEDFQSLYKTDSDIFPLQMVNSLVDSLSESDRLQADRRPELKRLISRLKRDQERERHDSKPEEGTVKRFQLPKKYMQLDEFVKCVQESGMVKDQGTIYRLFDALTVGHQKQVGPDLFRVFYTIWKETEAEAQEVCLPASVLEHIEPSECVFKLSSSVKTSRGVGKIAMTQRRLFLLTDGRPGYVEVAQYRDLEEVKVSSAPFLLLRIPTLKLRVRGRKEAFEANLKTETELWNLMVKEMWAGRDLADQHKDPQYMQQALTNALLIDAVVGSLQSSKATYAASKLAHFDRIKMEVPMMVPRTTAETLKHKINPSLELTAPRAIDVLLYTPGQLWVSVSGGKVMVFDASSWSLTHTCQVGNAKLNCMLAVDQDQVWMGSEDSVIYIISMVAMVCNRQLTDHRSEVTGLALDTDKYSQKVAYSCSAEGTIMVWDVSTLQVKKSFHLSCDRLHSVHSFNVTLWCCSRDNIMEVWRNGSLKHRLNLPEQHKGSAATFSAVLLLPEREEVWSICVDSGQVCIWHTKDASKPYHRVALQDCTGCHCMIRVKNQVWIGGVGRSSSKGKVYILDVERRQVLKELHGHSDKVTALCSAEDRYVLSGGAKHDGKIAIWKVE from the exons ATGGCGGAACTACCCTCAGGACTGTTGGAGGCATGCGTGGTGCTCGGGGCCTCCAGTGAGAAGCTCCGAGACCTATACCAG CTTCATCAACAAAATAAGTTTGTGGAATTTCCTCTTCTGGATGCAGAGGTTCTGCAGGTCCACATCCCGCCTTTTGTCTCCAAGGAGACCAATTCCAGTCATGTGATTGGTCCTTCCTTTAGCCGTGTGCAGCGGCGGAGAAGCTTCATCAAGAAG AAGAAACGGGACCGTGCTCCAGACTCCGCACATAACGGGGAAGCCGCCAATCACTCGGAGGTATCCTCGGCAACAGAGGACATCAGCGTTCCGAAGGATCTGGACCTTATCGCGTTGCCCCAGCTCTGTTTTCCCG GTGGTCTTCAGTTGTCCAATGAGCAAAGAGAAGACGCGTATCACTTCCTGGTTTTTACTGACCTATTGGGGAATCGAACTCATGGAGTTGTAGCGCAGTACTACAGAGCCGTACAG CCCTATCAGGAAGCTTCCATCCAGAACGGCCATCGTTGGATTTCTTCTAAATGTCGTCTTTTCGCGCCCTACGCCGTGTGCATCATCTCCAAGTTGCCCTACTACAACGCCTTGAGGGACTGCTTGTCGTG TTTGCTGGTCCAGTTACGACCCACCAGACAAGTCGATTTTACGGAAACCATGAAGGAGTTTTCCGCCAAGTTGTCCCTCGTCCCGTTACCGCCTCCTGGACAGCTACACGTG tcCTTTAGCCTGCGTCCCCTGCTAGTGGTTCTCCCATCTAGGGAGGACCAGGACGGCCCCATCATCGACGTGGACTTGCACCTGCCTATGCTGTGTTTCTCACATCCAACACTCCTTCAG aTCTTGTCCTGCCTCCTCCAAGAGCAACGTCTGGTCTTCTTCTCATCCGACTGGGCCAGACTGACTCTGGTTGCCGAGTGCCTCTTGCTCTATCTGCAG CCGCTCACCTGGCAGCACCCTTACGTTCCCGTGCTGTCTCGAGGAATGCTGGACTTCCTGATGGCGCCCACCGCCTTCCTGATGGGCTGCCACATCAGTCATTTTGAAGAAGTGGCTGCG GAGACGGAAGGTCTCATCCTGGTGAATATCGACGACGGTATCATTCAGTCGTCCTGCGCCGACGACATCGACCTCGCCGTGATTCCTCTGAGCGCAGCTGAGTGTTTTATTTCAAG AGCCGAGTCGCTGCAGCTCCACTACGACTTGGAGCTGTGTCACCTGGGATGGCCCACCGACGCCATGGCCATGCAAGCTCAGCGGCGAGTCTGGCAGAGACGACTCAACAAGCAGATACAAAACATCTGCCTGGAGCTGCTGGTCAACATCTTCAG AGGGGTGCAGGACTTTCTAAACCACGAGCACAGAGTTTTTAACAGCGAGGAGTTTTTGCGGACCAGGGAGCCAGCGGACCAAGCCTTCTACAAAACG GTTTTAGACACTCACATCTTTCACTCATTCCTGCGAGACAGGCTCAACAGGAAACAGGACAGCTTCAGCCGCATGGAGCTGAACACACGCAG GAACCGCGGCGTGACCGAGACGTCCCGGCGTCCGCCCATGTCCGAGCTGTCCCGCAACGGCTACAGCAGCTACGTCAGCCCGGACAACCGACTCAGCAAGCGGCTGGGGGCCAGCATGCCCAACCTGGACCAGTCGCCCCACGAATCTTTCAACGGCATCAGCCCACTTAGGCCGGCTTCTCTCCGGAAGATGACCCCCGACtctg GCTTGAAGTTTCCTCAGAAACCCGTGATGGTTTTCCGCCTTCCCGAATTCCCGCCTCCTTTAGCCTACCATTATGTCCAAAATTATTACTCGGAAATGGTTACGAGTCTGGGCAAGGTCATAAGCGCCACTGCTCCTGATGAAGCTGCCCTGCTGGCCAG GTATCATTACCTGCGTGGTTTGGTCAACACGGTGTCAAACAGGCGTCTGGATGCTTTGGAGGACTTCCAGAGTCTTTACAAGACCGACTCGGACATCTTCCCTTTGCAGATGGTTAACTCTCTGGTGGACTCGTTGTCGGAATCCGACCGTCTGCAG GCGGACAGGCGGCCGGAACTCAAGCGTCTCATCAGCCGCCTCAAGCGGGACCAGGAACGCGAGCGACACGACAGTAAACCCGAGGAAGGCACGGTGAAACGTTTCCAGCTGCCTAAAAAGTACATGCAGCTGGACGAGTTTGTCAAGTGCGTCCAGGAATCGGGGATGGTCAAAGACCAGGGGACCATTTACAGGCTTTTTGACGCTCTAACTGTTG GGCATCAGAAGCAGGTTGGACCCGACTTGTTTCGTGTTTTCTACACCATCTGGAAAGAAACCGAGGCTGAGGCACAAGAG GTATGCTTGCCGGCGTCTGTGCTGGAGCACATCGAACCCAGCGAGTGCGTCTTCAAGCTGTCCTCCTCGGTCAAGACCAGCCGCGGCGTGGGCAAGATCGCCATGACCCAACGGCGGCTTTTCCTCCTGACCGACGGCCGCCCCGGCTACGTGGAGGTGGCGCAGTACAGGGATTTGGAG GAGGTAAAAGTGTCCTCGGCTCCTTTCTTGCTTCTGCGAATCCCCACCTTGAAGCTGCGCGTGCGGGGCAGGAAGGAGGCCTTCGAGGCCAATTTGAAGACGGAGACGGAACTGTGGAACCTGATGGTCAAAGAGATGTGGGCCGGGCGGGACTTGGCCGACCAGCACAAG gaCCCCCAGTACATGCAGCAGGCTCTGACCAATGCCTTGCTGATTGACGCCGTCGTGGGCAGCCTTCAGAGCAGCAAGGCCACTTACGCCGCCTCCAAGCTGGCTCACTTTGACCGCATCAAAATGGAAG TGCCGATGATGGTTCCCAGGACGACGGCCGAGACGCTCAAGCACAAGATTAACCCCTCGCTGGAACTCACCGCGCCTCGTGCCATTGACGTTCTTCTCTACACACCGG GTCAACTGTGGGTGTCTGTGAGCGGTGGCAAGGTGATGGTGTTTGACGCCTCCAGCTGGTCCCTCACGCACACTTGTCAAGTCGGCAACGCCAAATTG AACTGCATGCTCGCAGTAGACCAAGACCAAGTGTGGATGGGCTCAGAAGATTCCGTCATCTACATCATCAGCATGGTGGCCATGGTCTGCAACAGACAGCTGACGGATCACAGGTCCGAGGTGACCGGACTTGCTCTGGACACGGACAAATACAG TCAAAAGGTGGCGTACTCCTGCAGTGCTGAGGGAACCATCATGGTGTGGGATGTTTCCACACTACAG GTGAAGAAGAGCTTTCACCTGTCCTGTGACCGCTTGCACTCGGTGCACAGCTTCAACGTGACCCTGTGGTGCT GTTCCAGGGACAACATCATGGAGGTGTGGAGGAACGGCTCTTTAAAGCACCGTCTGAACTTGCCCGAGCAACACAAAGGCTCTGCAGCCACATTCAGCGCTGTGCTGTTGTTACCTGAG AGGGAGGAAGTTTGGAGCAtatgcgtggattccggacaagTATGCATTTGGCATACTAAGGATGCATCAAAGCCCTACCACCGGGTGGCGCTACAGGACTGCACTGGATGTCACTGCATGATTAGAGTGAAAAACCAG GTGTGGATCGGCGGAGTCGGCCGCTCGTCCAGCAAAGGGAAGGTGTACATACTGGATGTGGAGCGCCGGCAGGTCCTCAAGGAACTGCACGGCCACAGCGACAAGGTGACGGCGCTGTGCTCGGCCGAGGACCGCTACGTGCTCAGCGGCGGCGCCAAGCATGATGGGAAGATCGCCATCTGGAAGGTGGAGTAG
- the LOC125986809 gene encoding solute carrier family 45 member 4 isoform X2 yields MGDARRHHVRTGVLLCHGDGTRDARSAANRSSRAVQQLDVVPQPRPGPHLHPADRFRQRPLPSALGPPETFHPGLVHRDADRSGPLPERSPHRQFTRNYFLFASPFQPMMVHFLSGLSLGDVLGKQPIGIILTVLGVVVLDFCADATEGPIRAYLLDVADTDDQDMALNIHAASAGLGGAVGYALGGLNWTHTFLGAVFKSQEQILFFFTSILFSISVVLHLFSIDEQPYIPLHVRLDLESPAPSHPHSSSNSRARIPTPRLEMIEEDKSMDSFDLYDSYRDDMSEPGDMEMGFLEVALTRSKSDSVLAVTDAASDQVDHDALFLCHIEPSIFTDRLSPFHGSPPANRITPPCRLASMRRSSSSAESRDPLHSQSPKQDGSPTKICRLSAFLQEMEDDEGHEALLNNQLNEQRTPNGPLLACVDVTNTGDGLSAKGHVHRAAMVKAASTDAPRRPSRHHHTFYRQPSCTFSYYSRVGSHRAHYRCANVAFLIKLSRSMNDLHEVEARRRRRSHQRQRHRSDNTNLSSGDAESEEGEVETTVRLLWLSMLKMPPELLRLCACHLFTWFSIIAEAVFFTDFMGQVIYHGDPIAPVNSTALMNYHKGVQMGCWGLVIYAMTAATCSALLQKYLDNFDLSIKVIYILGTLSFCIGTAVMAIFPNVYVAMVMISSMGILSMSICYCPYALLGQYHEMKEYTSHSPGSSRRGFGVDCAILTCQVYISQILVASAVGSIVEAVGSVRVIPVVASGGSLLAFFTACFLVIYPSNSGDAASSKTSEKEELTTLTNSNERVKGKPSFLKLNKAGKATTTIIAGTSCHTENESAL; encoded by the exons ATGGGTGATGCACGGCGCCATCATGTTCGGACGGGAGTTCTGCTATGCCATGGAGACGGCACTCGTGACGCCCGTTCTGCTGCAAATCG GTCTTCCAGAGCAGTACAACAGCTTGACGTGGTTCCTCAGCCCCGTCCTGGGCCTCATCTTCACCCCGCTGATCGGTTCCGCCAGCGACCGCTGCCCTCTGCGTTGGGGCCGCCGGAGACCTTTCATCCTGGCCTTGTGCATCGGGACGCTGATCGGAGTGGCCCTCTTCCTGAACGGAGCCCTCATAG GCAGTTCACAAGGAACTACTTCCTGTTTGCTTCCCCCTTTCAACCAATGATGGTCCACTTCCTGTCTG GATTGTCTCTGGGTGACGTTCTGGGGAAACAGCCCATAGGAATTATTCTGACCGTGCTGGGAGTAGTGGTGTTAGACTTCTGCGCCGACGCAACAGAGGGGCCCATAAGAGCGTACCTTTTGGACGTGGCTGACACGGATGACCAAGACATGGCACTCAACATCCATGCTGCCTCGGCAG GTCTCGGCGGCGCCGTGGGCTACGCTCTGGGCGGTCTGAACTGGACTCACACCTTCCTGGGAGCCGTCTTCAAGTCTCAGGAGCAGATCCTGTTCTTCTTCACCTCCATCCTCTTCTCTATATCGGTGGTGCTGCATCTGTTCAGCATCGACGAGCAGCCCTACATCCCCTTGCATGTCCGGCTGGATTTG GAGAGTCCAGCTCCGAGCCACCCGCATTCTTCTTCCAACAGCCGCGCCAGAATTCCCACTCCGAGGCTGGAAATGATCGAAGAGGACAAATCCATGGACAGCTTTGACCTTTACGACTCCTACAGAGACGATATGTCCGAACCAGGAGATATGGAGATGGGATTCCTGGAGGTGGCGCTCACGAGAA GTAAAAGCGACAGCGTCCTCGCCGTGACGGACGCCGCCTCAGACCAAGTGGACCACGATGCCTTGTTCCTTTGCCACATCGAGCCGTCCATCTTCACCGACCGCCTCTCGCCCTTTCACGGCTCTCCCCCTGCTAACCGTATCACGCCGCCTTGCCGGCTCGCCAGCATGCGGCGCAGCAGTAGCAGCGCAGAGAGTCGGGATCCTCTGCACTCCCAAAGCCCAAAACAGGATGGCAGCCCCACCAAGATTTGCCGCCTCTCGGCGTTCTTGCAGGAGATGGAGGACGACGAGGGCCACGAGGCCTTGCTCAACAACCAGCTCAACGAGCAGCGCACCCCGAACGGGCCCTTGTTGGCGTGCGTCGATGTCACAAACACGGGCGATGGGTTGAGCGCAAAAGGACATGTGCATCGGGCCGCGATGGTTAAAG CTGCCAGCACCGACGCTCCCAGGCGGCCGTCACGCCACCATCACACGTTCTACCGTCAGCCATCTTGCACGTTTTCCTACTACAGCCGCGTGGGCAGCCACCGCGCCCACTACCGCTGCGCTAACGTCGCCTTCCTCATCAAGCTGTCGCGGAGCATGAACGACCTGCACGAGGTGGAGGCGAGACGCAGGCGTCGGAGCCACCAGCGCCAGCGACACCGCAGCGACAACACCAATTTATCCAGCGGTGACGCCGAGAGCGAGGAAGGCGAG GTGGAGACCACCGTACGGCTCCTTTGGCTCTCCATGCTGAAGATGCCACCCGAGCTGCTGCGCCTGTGCGCCTGTCACCTGTTCACCTGGTTCTCAATCATCGCCGAGGCCGTCTTCTTCACCGACTTCATGGGACAAGTTATCTACCACGGAGATCCCATT GCTCCTGTCAACTCCACCGCTTTGATGAATTATCACAAAGGCGTTCAAATGGGATGTTGGGGTCTGGTTATATACGCCATGACAGCTGCCACATGCTCAG CCCTCCTTCAAAAGTACCTTGACAACTTTGATTTGAGTATCAAAGTCATCTACATCTTGGGAACGCTTTCCTTCTGCATAG GAACTGCTGTTATGGCCATATTCCCCAATGTgtatgttgccatggtgatgatAAGCAGCATGGGCATCTTGTCTATGAGTATCTGCTACTGTCCCTATGCCTTGCTGGGACAGTACCACGAAATGAAAGAG TACACCAGTCACAGTCCCGGTAGTTCCCGTAGAGGATTTGGTGTTGACTGCGCCATCTTGACCTGCCAA GTGTACATCAGCCAAATCCTGGTGGCTTCGGCCGTGGGTTCCATCGTGGAAGCGGTGGGCAGCGTACGCGTCATTCCTGTCGTGGCCTCCGGGGGCTCTCTGTTGGCATTCTTCACCGCTTGCTTCCTGGTCATTTATCCCTCAAACAGCGG GGATGCGGCATCGTCCAAAACGTCGGAAAAAGAGGAGTTGACCACGCTGACCAATTCCAATGAAAGAGTGAAGGGAAAACCCAGCTTCTTGAAACTCAACAAGGCAGGCAAGGCTACCACCACTATCATCGCCGGCACTTCCTGTCACACGGAGAATGAATCTGCACTGTGA